In one window of Thermodesulfobacteriota bacterium DNA:
- a CDS encoding biotin--[acetyl-CoA-carboxylase] ligase, whose product MRDKGQEREIIRLLKAGPGHVSGQKLSRALGVTRTAVWKHIEALRKSGYTIEASPSKGYRLEGSLPFNGTEVSSLLKTGFIGRELRFHNEVGSTNAEAFELARNGSREGTVVMAESQAGGKGRLGRKWESPAGLNIYMSILLRPLIPPEEAHWLTFVAAVAAAEAISEFCPARPVLKWPNDVLINGRKAAGILLEMGSEPERVHFVVMGIGVNVNMTRSMFPEYIRNTATSVREAKGGEVDRSALAARLLSSVELWYKVYLAEGPVPILSEWKRYFGFEGKEIRVVSFGNAVKGVCLGVDDTGALLIREPGGAVRKIVAGDMEAASE is encoded by the coding sequence ATGCGGGACAAGGGTCAGGAAAGAGAGATAATAAGGCTCCTAAAGGCGGGGCCGGGCCATGTCTCGGGGCAGAAGCTCAGCAGGGCGCTGGGTGTTACCAGGACCGCGGTCTGGAAGCACATCGAGGCCCTCAGGAAATCCGGTTACACGATAGAGGCAAGCCCTTCAAAGGGCTACAGGCTGGAGGGCTCCCTACCGTTTAACGGCACGGAGGTATCGTCACTTCTCAAGACAGGCTTTATCGGAAGGGAACTCCGCTTCCACAATGAAGTCGGCTCCACCAATGCCGAGGCCTTTGAGCTTGCCCGGAACGGGTCAAGAGAAGGCACGGTCGTAATGGCCGAGAGCCAGGCCGGTGGAAAGGGGCGGCTCGGGAGGAAATGGGAGTCTCCTGCAGGGCTAAATATCTACATGTCGATACTCTTAAGGCCGCTCATACCGCCGGAAGAGGCGCACTGGCTTACGTTCGTGGCGGCCGTTGCAGCGGCAGAGGCGATATCGGAATTTTGCCCGGCAAGGCCGGTCCTGAAATGGCCGAACGACGTACTCATCAACGGGAGGAAGGCGGCAGGCATACTCCTTGAGATGGGCTCCGAGCCCGAGAGGGTGCATTTCGTGGTGATGGGCATCGGCGTGAACGTCAATATGACCAGGTCCATGTTCCCGGAATACATAAGGAATACGGCCACTTCCGTCCGGGAGGCCAAGGGGGGCGAGGTCGATAGAAGCGCCCTGGCGGCCCGCCTTTTATCGAGCGTCGAGCTGTGGTATAAGGTATACTTAGCCGAGGGTCCCGTGCCCATACTTTCGGAATGGAAGAGGTATTTCGGCTTTGAGGGCAAGGAGATACGGGTCGTCTCGTTCGGCAATGCCGTAAAAGGCGTCTGCCTGGGTGTCGACGATACCGGGGCGCTCCTTATCAGGGAGCCGGGCGGCGCCGTAAGAAAGATAGTGGCCGGAGACATGGAGGCGGCATCCGAATAG
- a CDS encoding tetratricopeptide repeat protein — MSEGREHFIAGKRFLKEDNLDRALKSFDKAWKEDKENPEYMSYYGMVRAMRAGEIGLGLEFCTRAVKKEFFRAEFYLNLGKVYMAAGNKKGAIKVFKKGLRYDAANEEMNSLLIQLGFRNRPVIPVLDRSNPLNKFLGILLRRTVPGLLGKKKNR, encoded by the coding sequence ATGTCTGAAGGCCGGGAACACTTCATCGCTGGGAAACGCTTTCTTAAGGAAGACAACCTTGACAGGGCCTTGAAATCGTTCGACAAGGCCTGGAAAGAGGACAAGGAGAACCCTGAGTACATGTCGTACTACGGCATGGTCAGGGCCATGAGGGCCGGGGAGATCGGCCTTGGCCTCGAGTTCTGCACCAGGGCCGTAAAGAAGGAGTTCTTCAGGGCCGAGTTCTACCTGAACCTCGGCAAGGTCTACATGGCCGCGGGAAATAAAAAAGGGGCCATAAAGGTATTCAAGAAGGGCTTGAGGTACGACGCCGCGAACGAGGAGATGAACTCGCTCCTCATACAGCTCGGGTTCAGGAACAGGCCGGTCATCCCGGTCCTCGACAGGTCTAACCCGCTGAACAAGTTCCTCGGGATACTACTGAGGAGGACGGTCCCCGGCCTTCTGGGAAAAAAGAAAAACAGATAG
- a CDS encoding zinc ribbon domain-containing protein yields the protein MHTVVLVIIIAVSLGIMPAFIAMQKGRSFLKWWVYGTLAFIIAMPHALFLDRGLRFVGGGTRTCGFCRMKVNISAAHCPRCGHEFIEF from the coding sequence ATGCATACGGTAGTGCTCGTGATCATAATAGCGGTCTCGCTCGGGATAATGCCCGCTTTCATAGCCATGCAGAAGGGCCGGAGCTTCCTTAAATGGTGGGTCTACGGCACGCTGGCGTTCATTATCGCCATGCCGCACGCCCTATTTCTGGACAGGGGCCTGAGGTTCGTGGGCGGAGGCACAAGGACCTGCGGCTTCTGCAGGATGAAGGTGAACATATCCGCCGCGCACTGCCCCAGGTGCGGACACGAGTTTATAGAATTCTGA
- the fusA gene encoding elongation factor G, producing the protein MEVSLEKKRNISVIAHGGAGKTSLAEAMLFNAGAIDRLGKVDDGTSHLDFEPEEQKRKITISAAIHHYDWDGCRVNVIDTPGYSNFLTETRDSLRVVGGAVVILSAISGVKVQTEKIWEFADEFEVSRIAFVNKMDRERAGYLRAVDDMEKVLKVKGVPMQIPIGEGHGFRGLVDLVSMKAYIYKDDGSGGFETGVVPKELESEAAAMRENMIAAVAESDEALTEKYLNGDEISKEELMKALREGVLTRRFIPVYLGSALKNMGVNLLMDAVNGNLPSPLDKGAIRGHIRGVDPRTGEEIEREPRVEEPFSAFVFKSLIDPYTGKLSIFRVFSGALHADSTVLNPTRDIKEKISHLYLMEGKKLKEVGRVEAGDIAAVSKLKDTHIGDTLSDIAGPVSFPQFPPIVSSLSYAIHPKTKADEDKAPLAIAKLMEEDPSLDFRMEEETHEFLLSGVGQVHIEVSVEKLKRKFGCEVELKTPMVPYKETIRSHVKVQGKYKKQSGGRGQYGDTWLDISPLPRGKGFEFVDQITGGAIPRQYIPAVEKGVIEAMRHGVLAGFPVVDVRVALYDGTYHTVDSSEMAFKIAGSMGFKKGLEEANPVILEPVMRMEIGVPEEKLGDVIGDINSRRGKILGAEPKAGSQTIRALVPMAEVITYATDLRGMTGDRGIFTMEFSHYEEVPTHLRQKIIAAHRPEKEKAE; encoded by the coding sequence ATGGAAGTCTCGCTGGAGAAAAAGAGGAACATATCCGTCATCGCGCACGGCGGCGCGGGCAAGACCTCCCTCGCTGAGGCGATGCTCTTCAACGCCGGGGCGATCGACAGGCTCGGCAAGGTGGACGACGGCACTTCGCACCTCGACTTCGAGCCCGAGGAGCAGAAGCGGAAGATTACCATTTCCGCGGCCATACACCACTACGATTGGGACGGCTGCCGGGTGAACGTGATAGACACCCCGGGGTATTCGAACTTCCTCACCGAGACCAGGGACTCGCTCAGGGTGGTCGGCGGGGCCGTGGTCATCCTCAGCGCCATATCCGGCGTGAAAGTCCAGACAGAAAAGATTTGGGAGTTCGCTGACGAGTTCGAGGTCTCCCGCATAGCCTTCGTCAACAAGATGGACCGCGAGAGGGCGGGCTATCTAAGGGCCGTGGACGACATGGAGAAGGTCCTCAAGGTCAAGGGCGTGCCCATGCAGATACCCATAGGCGAGGGGCACGGCTTCAGGGGGCTCGTGGACCTCGTCTCCATGAAGGCCTATATATACAAGGACGACGGCTCCGGAGGATTCGAAACCGGCGTAGTCCCGAAAGAGCTCGAATCCGAGGCCGCGGCAATGAGGGAGAACATGATAGCCGCGGTGGCCGAATCGGACGAGGCGCTTACGGAGAAATACCTTAACGGCGACGAGATATCGAAAGAGGAGCTCATGAAGGCCCTGAGGGAAGGGGTCCTCACAAGGAGGTTCATCCCTGTCTACCTGGGCTCCGCGCTCAAGAACATGGGCGTGAATCTGTTGATGGACGCGGTGAACGGGAACCTGCCTTCTCCGCTCGACAAGGGCGCCATCCGTGGGCATATAAGGGGCGTTGACCCGAGGACCGGGGAGGAGATAGAGCGGGAGCCCAGGGTCGAGGAGCCCTTTTCGGCTTTCGTCTTCAAGTCGCTCATCGACCCCTACACCGGAAAGCTCTCCATATTCAGGGTCTTCTCCGGGGCCCTGCACGCCGACTCTACGGTCCTCAACCCCACGAGGGACATAAAAGAGAAGATAAGCCACCTTTACCTGATGGAGGGGAAGAAACTGAAAGAGGTAGGGAGGGTAGAGGCCGGGGACATAGCGGCCGTCTCGAAATTGAAGGACACTCACATAGGCGACACGCTATCGGACATCGCCGGGCCCGTGAGCTTCCCGCAGTTTCCGCCTATCGTGTCATCGCTCTCCTATGCCATACACCCGAAGACCAAGGCGGACGAGGACAAGGCCCCGCTCGCCATAGCCAAGCTCATGGAGGAGGACCCGAGCCTGGATTTCAGGATGGAAGAGGAGACGCACGAATTTCTCCTCTCCGGCGTGGGGCAGGTGCACATCGAAGTATCGGTCGAGAAGCTTAAAAGGAAGTTCGGCTGCGAGGTGGAGCTCAAGACCCCGATGGTGCCCTACAAGGAGACCATAAGGTCCCATGTGAAGGTGCAGGGGAAATACAAAAAGCAGTCGGGCGGCAGGGGGCAGTACGGGGATACGTGGCTCGACATAAGCCCGCTCCCCAGGGGCAAGGGATTCGAGTTCGTGGACCAGATAACCGGGGGCGCCATACCGAGGCAGTACATACCCGCCGTAGAAAAAGGCGTAATCGAGGCCATGAGGCACGGGGTGCTTGCCGGGTTCCCGGTCGTGGACGTCAGGGTAGCCCTCTATGACGGCACTTACCACACGGTAGATTCGTCCGAGATGGCCTTCAAGATAGCGGGGTCAATGGGCTTCAAGAAGGGGCTTGAGGAGGCAAACCCGGTCATCCTCGAACCGGTCATGAGGATGGAGATAGGCGTACCGGAAGAGAAGCTCGGGGACGTTATCGGAGACATAAACTCGCGGCGCGGGAAGATACTGGGCGCCGAGCCCAAGGCAGGCAGCCAGACCATAAGGGCCCTCGTGCCCATGGCGGAGGTCATTACATACGCGACTGATCTCCGAGGAATGACGGGCGACAGGGGCATATTCACGATGGAGTTCTCGCATTACGAGGAGGTGCCGACGCACCTCCGCCAGAAGATAATAGCCGCGCACAGGCCGGAGAAGGAAAAGGCGGAGTGA
- a CDS encoding type III pantothenate kinase, whose amino-acid sequence MLLTVDIGNTSITLGAFRGAGLTESWRLSTDAGRTADEYGASLVALLSSSGIKAPDLKAAIVSSVVPQLNGAMKDALARYLGLSATFVTHENCGIKVLTERPSEVGPDRLVNAVAAFSIHRKPLIVADLGTAATFDYVTGKGEFAGGAIAPGMGLSAEALHSKTAVLPRVEPDKPDRVIGRNTVEAMRSGIFYGFLGLVEGILERMAEEAGTRPMVVATGGYAGLFKGRSRRITEVDEFLTLKGLRIIHGGKID is encoded by the coding sequence GTGCTCCTGACCGTAGACATAGGCAATACATCCATCACCCTGGGTGCTTTCAGGGGCGCAGGGCTTACGGAGAGCTGGCGTCTCTCGACGGACGCCGGTAGGACGGCTGACGAGTACGGGGCCTCGCTCGTTGCGCTCTTGTCATCCTCGGGCATAAAGGCACCGGACCTCAAGGCGGCCATAGTCTCTTCGGTCGTTCCGCAGCTGAATGGGGCCATGAAGGACGCGCTCGCCAGATACCTGGGCCTTAGCGCGACGTTCGTCACGCATGAGAACTGCGGGATTAAGGTCCTCACGGAAAGACCCTCGGAGGTAGGCCCTGACAGGCTCGTAAACGCGGTCGCGGCTTTCAGCATACATAGGAAGCCGCTCATAGTGGCCGATCTCGGGACCGCGGCGACATTCGATTACGTTACGGGGAAAGGCGAGTTCGCAGGCGGCGCGATCGCCCCTGGCATGGGCTTGTCGGCAGAGGCGCTCCATTCGAAGACCGCAGTGCTCCCAAGGGTCGAGCCCGATAAGCCCGACAGGGTTATCGGCAGGAACACTGTCGAGGCCATGCGCTCCGGGATATTCTACGGATTCCTGGGGCTCGTGGAGGGCATACTGGAGAGGATGGCCGAAGAAGCCGGGACAAGGCCCATGGTGGTCGCGACAGGCGGATACGCGGGCCTTTTCAAGGGCAGGTCGAGGCGCATAACCGAAGTAGACGAATTCCTGACCCTCAAGGGCTTAAGGATAATCCACGGAGGGAAGATAGATTAG
- a CDS encoding ion transporter, producing the protein MDGRAGAIRGKSVLTGWRAALHQIIYEADTPAGRLFDKALIAAILLSVLVVMLDSVSWISEEYGTALYVAEWFFTVLFTIEYALRLICVARPLKYATSTLGIIDLLAVIPTYIDLLLPGGRYLMAVRVLRVLRIFRTFKLFEYMDEGAYIIRALKASRKKISVFLFAVMNLVVVLGSLMYLVEGEENGFTSIPMSVYWCVVTLTTVGYGDIAPNTALGMGLATAVMIIGYGIIAIPTGIVTVEMVQQAASSRKSTQACPSCVAEGHDTDAVFCKCCGSKLN; encoded by the coding sequence ATGGACGGGAGAGCGGGCGCGATACGCGGAAAAAGCGTGCTGACGGGCTGGAGGGCGGCCCTTCATCAGATAATATACGAGGCCGACACTCCGGCCGGCAGGCTTTTCGACAAGGCACTCATAGCCGCCATACTCCTTAGCGTCCTTGTAGTCATGCTCGACAGCGTGTCCTGGATTTCCGAGGAATACGGGACCGCGCTATATGTGGCCGAGTGGTTCTTCACCGTCCTGTTTACGATAGAATACGCCTTGAGGCTCATCTGCGTCGCAAGGCCCCTAAAGTACGCTACAAGCACCTTAGGCATAATAGACCTCCTTGCCGTAATCCCTACCTATATCGACCTCCTCCTGCCGGGCGGCCGCTACCTGATGGCGGTCCGGGTGCTCAGGGTGCTACGCATATTCCGCACCTTCAAGCTCTTCGAGTACATGGACGAGGGCGCTTACATCATAAGGGCGCTCAAGGCCAGCAGGAAAAAAATATCCGTTTTCCTTTTCGCTGTCATGAACCTCGTCGTCGTCCTCGGCTCGCTCATGTACCTCGTGGAGGGCGAGGAGAACGGCTTTACCAGCATCCCCATGAGCGTATACTGGTGCGTGGTGACGCTCACGACTGTGGGTTACGGCGACATCGCGCCCAATACCGCGCTCGGCATGGGGCTTGCCACGGCGGTCATGATAATCGGGTACGGGATAATCGCCATCCCCACCGGCATAGTGACGGTCGAGATGGTGCAGCAGGCGGCGTCCTCGAGGAAATCGACCCAGGCCTGCCCATCGTGCGTCGCTGAAGGCCATGACACGGACGCGGTCTTCTGCAAATGCTGCGGCTCGAAACTCAACTAA
- a CDS encoding DUF2130 domain-containing protein, whose translation MSDHTIKCPNCHIEFQLTEALSDRIKEGLRAEYEEKAVRKELEVRKREEELRKKLSELDEARKAVEDTVASRLSAEKAKLVEEARKKALERFETELRDMKEEQARKDELLEDARKRELELRKKARELEEAKKALDIEVARKIDSERDKIRQSALEIFSEEHRLRDLEKDKKISDMLKTIEELKRKGEQGSMQAQGEVLELDLEALLKSMFPVDIIEPVPKGVRGADIIQKVYTRTGQHCGSIVWESKRTKAWNDEWLAKLKDDQRDIKAEVAVLVTEALPKGVSSFAQMDGVWVSVVGLAGCLAEVLRAGLIQLSLARLSSVGKNEKMEAIYDYLSGQGFRQRVEGIVESFKELKEELEAEKRAMTKLWARREKQLERAVANTAGMYGDMQGIIGSTLPELKSLELGSGEEE comes from the coding sequence ATGTCCGACCATACGATAAAGTGTCCCAACTGCCATATCGAGTTCCAGCTCACCGAAGCGCTTTCGGACCGCATCAAGGAGGGGCTCAGGGCCGAGTACGAGGAGAAGGCCGTCCGGAAGGAATTGGAGGTCCGGAAGAGGGAAGAGGAGCTCAGGAAAAAGCTTTCGGAGCTGGATGAGGCGAGGAAAGCGGTCGAGGATACTGTCGCGTCGAGGCTATCCGCCGAGAAGGCGAAGCTTGTCGAAGAGGCGCGGAAAAAGGCCCTTGAGAGGTTCGAGACCGAGCTCAGGGACATGAAGGAGGAGCAGGCCAGGAAGGACGAGCTCCTTGAAGACGCCCGGAAAAGGGAGCTTGAGCTGAGGAAAAAGGCAAGGGAGCTCGAGGAGGCGAAGAAGGCGCTCGATATCGAGGTGGCCAGGAAGATCGACTCCGAGAGGGATAAGATACGCCAGTCGGCCCTCGAGATCTTCTCCGAGGAGCACAGGCTCAGGGACCTTGAGAAGGACAAGAAGATAAGCGATATGCTCAAGACCATAGAGGAGCTTAAGCGTAAGGGCGAGCAGGGCTCCATGCAGGCCCAGGGCGAGGTCCTGGAGCTCGACCTCGAAGCTCTTTTGAAGTCGATGTTCCCGGTGGACATCATCGAGCCGGTGCCCAAGGGCGTGCGGGGCGCGGACATAATCCAGAAGGTCTACACGCGGACCGGACAGCACTGCGGCTCCATCGTGTGGGAGTCCAAGAGGACCAAGGCGTGGAACGACGAGTGGCTGGCAAAGCTCAAGGACGACCAGAGGGACATAAAGGCCGAGGTCGCGGTGCTCGTGACCGAGGCCCTTCCAAAGGGTGTCTCGTCCTTCGCCCAGATGGACGGCGTGTGGGTGTCGGTCGTCGGCCTTGCGGGCTGCCTTGCTGAAGTGCTCCGGGCCGGGCTCATCCAGCTGTCGCTTGCGAGGCTTTCGTCGGTCGGAAAGAACGAGAAGATGGAGGCCATATACGACTATCTTTCCGGCCAGGGCTTCAGGCAGAGGGTCGAGGGGATAGTGGAGTCCTTCAAGGAGCTCAAGGAGGAGCTCGAGGCCGAGAAGAGGGCCATGACCAAGCTGTGGGCGCGCAGGGAAAAACAGCTCGAGAGGGCCGTCGCCAACACGGCAGGCATGTACGGCGACATGCAGGGCATAATAGGCTCTACTTTGCCTGAGCTTAAGTCCCTGGAGCTCGGCTCCGGGGAAGAGGAGTAA
- the nadC gene encoding carboxylating nicotinate-nucleotide diphosphorylase codes for MDAALAEDVGAGDITTDAIVKKGQAGAAEFIAKEDMVIAGLFIPEMVFKKLDRKAVFRSGFTDGERVGKGQAIATVSGKLSALLTGERVALNFLQRLSGIATRTHEFARRIKSPDVKLLDTRKTTPCMRPLERYAVKAGGGENHRSGLFDAVLIKDNHIKAAGSVAAALDSVRRKYRGRVKVEVEVTDLRETREALEAGGADIIMLDNMAPSEMRKAVKIIGKRALVEASGNVSLETIGPISKTGVDFISAGSITHSARAVDISMEVVSLCGTRVRKER; via the coding sequence ATAGACGCGGCCCTTGCAGAGGACGTGGGCGCCGGCGACATTACGACCGATGCGATAGTCAAAAAAGGGCAGGCCGGGGCCGCGGAGTTCATTGCAAAGGAAGACATGGTAATAGCCGGGCTCTTCATCCCGGAGATGGTCTTTAAAAAGCTCGACAGAAAGGCCGTATTCAGGTCCGGCTTTACAGACGGCGAGCGGGTGGGGAAAGGGCAGGCCATCGCTACAGTCTCGGGCAAGCTCTCCGCGCTCCTTACGGGCGAAAGGGTCGCCCTCAACTTCCTGCAGCGCCTCTCCGGCATAGCTACGAGGACCCATGAGTTCGCGCGGAGAATAAAGTCCCCGGACGTGAAACTCCTGGACACCAGGAAGACGACCCCGTGCATGAGGCCCCTTGAGAGGTATGCCGTTAAAGCCGGGGGCGGGGAGAACCACAGGTCAGGCCTCTTCGATGCGGTCTTGATAAAGGACAACCACATAAAGGCGGCGGGGTCGGTTGCCGCCGCGCTGGATTCAGTGAGGAGGAAATACCGGGGCAGGGTGAAGGTGGAAGTGGAGGTCACGGACCTCCGCGAGACAAGGGAAGCCCTGGAAGCAGGCGGGGCGGATATAATAATGCTCGACAACATGGCCCCCTCTGAGATGAGGAAGGCCGTGAAGATAATCGGGAAAAGGGCGCTCGTGGAGGCGTCGGGGAACGTGAGCCTTGAAACCATAGGCCCCATATCGAAAACGGGCGTGGATTTCATATCCGCCGGGAGCATTACACATTCGGCGCGGGCCGTGGACATCAGCATGGAAGTGGTATCCCTATGCGGGACAAGGGTCAGGAAAGAGAGATAA
- a CDS encoding deoxyribonuclease IV — translation MPLGVHVSIAGGVSKSIERARRLGCDAMQIFGRNPRSWIYTPLPEAEARLFRALRKEAGLFPVVVHTNYLINLTAPDDAIFHKSIDMFKKELGIAEAIGADYLVTHLGSPQDMGPAFALKRVSLALMEVAGSGLGRTTRVLLENTSGSGSGFGSRLDDIGRIIRGAKENGLDAGLCFDTCHAFAAGYSYSTAKEADSLAKRIEAEAGRGSLRVIHLNDSRGGLGSKLDRHADIGKGAIGSESFRHFLNHPKIKKVPMILETPKDSDEDDLRNLAEVRRILGA, via the coding sequence ATGCCGCTCGGCGTCCATGTCTCGATCGCCGGAGGGGTCTCGAAGTCGATAGAGAGGGCCAGGCGGCTCGGGTGCGACGCCATGCAGATATTCGGCAGGAACCCGAGGAGCTGGATATACACGCCGCTCCCCGAAGCCGAGGCCCGGCTCTTCAGGGCCCTGAGGAAGGAGGCCGGCCTTTTCCCGGTGGTCGTCCATACGAACTACCTCATAAACCTCACCGCGCCGGACGACGCCATCTTCCACAAGTCGATCGACATGTTCAAAAAGGAGCTGGGAATAGCCGAGGCCATAGGCGCGGACTACCTGGTCACGCACCTCGGAAGCCCGCAGGACATGGGCCCCGCTTTCGCGCTGAAGAGGGTTTCCCTTGCCCTCATGGAGGTGGCGGGCAGCGGCCTCGGCAGGACCACGCGCGTCCTCCTTGAGAACACATCGGGATCAGGGTCGGGCTTCGGGAGCAGGCTCGACGACATCGGGCGGATAATAAGGGGCGCCAAGGAAAACGGGCTCGATGCGGGCCTCTGCTTCGACACATGCCATGCGTTCGCAGCAGGCTATTCCTACTCGACAGCGAAAGAGGCCGATTCACTCGCAAAGAGGATAGAAGCGGAGGCCGGACGCGGGAGCCTCAGGGTCATACACCTTAACGACTCGCGCGGCGGACTTGGCTCGAAGCTCGACCGGCACGCCGATATCGGCAAGGGCGCGATAGGGAGCGAATCGTTCAGGCACTTCCTCAACCACCCGAAGATAAAGAAGGTGCCCATGATACTCGAGACCCCGAAGGACTCGGACGAGGACGACTTGAGGAACCTCGCAGAGGTCAGGCGGATACTCGGGGCATAG
- the trxB gene encoding thioredoxin-disulfide reductase, with the protein MYDLVIIGGGPAGLTAGIYAQRARLKTVLIEKQMVGGQIAVSDVIENYPGFPSISGAGLMEKFEEHARGLGLEIRLAGVNDIALEGGVKVLKTTEGEIRAKAVIIATGARPKRLGVPGEKELTGKGVSYCATCDGPFFRNLKVLVVGGGDTAVKEAVYLSRIAAKVYISHRRDRFRAEKMHQEKLESTPNIEILKSHILTHIKEEAGLVKSAILDDIRTGEKKSIDVEGVFIFVGINPTTDFVDVDKDDNGFIKTDARLQTSMPGVFAAGDCRTTPLLQVATAVGDGAIAAASAIDYIEQFETEARA; encoded by the coding sequence ATGTACGATCTTGTCATAATCGGGGGCGGGCCTGCCGGGCTCACGGCCGGCATATACGCGCAAAGGGCGAGGCTCAAGACGGTGCTTATTGAGAAGCAGATGGTGGGCGGCCAGATAGCCGTGAGCGACGTTATCGAGAACTATCCCGGTTTCCCGTCCATAAGCGGCGCAGGGCTCATGGAGAAGTTCGAGGAGCACGCGCGCGGCCTCGGCCTCGAGATACGGCTCGCGGGCGTAAATGACATCGCGCTCGAAGGCGGCGTAAAGGTATTAAAGACCACCGAGGGCGAAATAAGGGCCAAGGCCGTTATAATAGCGACAGGCGCCAGACCTAAGAGGCTCGGCGTGCCCGGAGAGAAAGAGCTTACCGGAAAGGGCGTCTCCTACTGCGCCACCTGCGACGGCCCGTTCTTCAGGAACCTCAAGGTCCTGGTCGTGGGCGGGGGCGACACCGCCGTAAAGGAGGCAGTCTACCTTTCGAGGATAGCGGCCAAGGTATACATCTCCCACAGGAGGGACAGGTTCAGGGCCGAGAAGATGCACCAGGAGAAACTCGAGAGCACGCCCAATATAGAGATATTGAAGAGCCACATACTCACGCACATAAAAGAAGAAGCCGGGCTCGTCAAGAGCGCCATCCTTGACGACATCAGAACAGGAGAGAAGAAGTCCATAGACGTCGAGGGGGTCTTCATATTCGTGGGCATAAACCCAACGACCGACTTCGTGGACGTTGACAAGGACGATAACGGCTTTATAAAGACGGATGCAAGGCTGCAGACGAGCATGCCGGGCGTATTCGCGGCAGGCGACTGCCGGACAACCCCTTTACTACAGGTGGCGACAGCGGTCGGCGACGGGGCCATAGCCGCGGCATCCGCCATAGACTATATCGAACAATTCGAAACGGAGGCAAGGGCATAG